Proteins from one Lepidochelys kempii isolate rLepKem1 chromosome 6, rLepKem1.hap2, whole genome shotgun sequence genomic window:
- the LOC140913725 gene encoding olfactory receptor 5W2-like, translated as MEEGNHSEATEFILSGLTDRPELQVPLFAVFLLIYGVTLLGNGGMILLITIDPRLHTPMYIFLRNLSFCDLCFSLIISPKMLLNFLAKSKNISYTACAVQLYLCIIFADVECLLLAVMAYDRYVAICNPLLYTVTMSRQLCNQLVAGVYTVGVVDSMINTCCTFRLSFCSSNIINHFFCDIPPLLALSCSDTRINEILIFAFTCCIQVISFLTVLLSFVYIISTILKIHSAEGRHKAFSTCSFHLTSVALYFGTLLFIYLRPTSSYSMDTDKVASVFYMLVIPMLNPLIYSLRNTEVKDSLRKAMNKLLTKS; from the coding sequence ATGGAAGAGGGAAATCACTCGGAGGCGACTGAGTTCATTCTCTCAGGACTGACAGATCGTCCGGAGCTACAGGTCCCCCTGTTTGCAGTGTTCCTACTGATTTATGGTGTCACCCtgctggggaatggggggatgatCTTGTTAATCACAATTGATCCCCGactccacacccccatgtacattttcctcaggaatttgtctttctgtgacctctgcttTTCCTTGATAATTTCCCCTAAGATGCTGTTGAATTTCTTAGCCAAGAGTAAAAACATTTCTTACACTGCCTGCGCTGTGCAACTGTATCTCTGCATCATTTTTGCAGATGTTGAGTGCCTCTTGCTGGCTGTGATGGCGTATGAccgttatgtggccatctgtaaccCGCTGCTCTATACAGTCACTATGTCCAGGCAGCTTTGTAACCAGCTGGTGGCTGGGGTGTACACTGTGGGGGTGGTGGATTCAATGATAAACACGTGTTGTACATTTcggctgtcattctgcagctccaacatcatcaatcatttcttctgtgacatcCCACCATTGTTGGCGCTCTCCTGTTCTGATACCCGCATCAATGAGATTTTGATCTTTGCTTTTACATGCTGCATTCAAGTGATCAGCTTCCTGACTGTCCTCCTCTCCTTTGTCTATATCATCTCCACCATCCTGAAGATCCACTCCGCTGAGGGTCGACACAAAGCTTTCTCCACCTGCTCTTTCCACTTGACCTCTGTGGCTCTGTATTTTGGCACCCTCCTCTTCATATATTTACGTCCCACCTCCAGctattccatggacacagacaaaGTGGCCTCAGTGTTTTACATGCTGGTGATCCCAATgttgaaccccctcatctacagcctgaggaacacgGAGGTGAAGGATTCCCTGAGAAAAGCAATGAACAAACTCCTCACCAAATCTTGA
- the LOC140913727 gene encoding olfactory receptor 5AR1-like, translating to MEKGNHSEVTEFILSGLTDRPELQVPLFGLFLLIYVITLVGNGGMILIITIDPQLHTPMYFFLRNLSFCDLCLSSTISPKMLLNLLAERKNISFTTCAVQMSLSIAFADSEGFLLTVMAYDRYVAICNPLLYTVTMSRQLCKQLVAGVYSVGVVDSIILTCFTFRLSFCSSNIINHFFCDTPPLLVLSCSDTRINEIMMFVFTLCITGSIFVTILLSYVYITSTILQIRSAEGQRKAFSTCSFHLTSVVLFYGTQLFMYLRPTSSYSMDTDKIVSVFYSLVIPMLNPLIYSLRNTEVKDALRRAMNKLLTNS from the coding sequence ATGGAAAAGGGAAATCACTCGGAGGTGACTGAGTTCATTCTCTCAGGACTGACAGATCGTCCAGAGCTGCAGGTTCCACTGTTTGGGCTGTTCCTACTGATATATGTTATCAccctggtggggaatgggggaatGATCTTGATAATCACGATTGACCCCCAactccacacccccatgtactttttcctcaggaatttgtctttctgtgacctctgccttTCCTCGACAATTTCCCCCAAGATGCTGCTGAATTTATTAGCTGAGaggaaaaacatttcttttaCTACCTGTGCTGTGCAAATGTCTCTCTCTATCGCTTTTGCAGATTCTGAGGGCTTCTTGCTGACTGTCATGGCGTATGAccgttatgtggccatctgtaaccCACTGCTCTATACAGTCACCATGTCCAGGCAGCTTTGTAAacagctggtggctggggtgTACTCTGTGGGGGTGGTGGATTCAATTATATTAACGTGTTTTACATTTcggctgtcattctgcagctccaacattatcaatcatttcttctgtgacaCCCCCCCACTGTTGGTGCTCTCCTGTTCTGATACCCGCATCAATGAGATTATGATGTTTGTTTTCACGTTGTGCATTACCGGGAGCATCTTTGTGACAATCCTCCTCTCCTATGTCTATATCACCTCCACCATCCTGCAGATACGCTCCGCCGAGGGCCAgcgcaaagccttctccacctgctcttTCCACTTGACCTCTGTGGTCCTGTTTTATGGCACCCAACTCTTCATGTATTTACGTCCCACCTCCAGCTATTCCATGGACACGGACAAAATAGTCTCAGTGTTTTACTCGCTGGTGATCCCCATGTTGAACCCCCTCATCTATAGCCTGAGGAACACGGAGGTGAAGGACGCCCTAAGGAGAGCAATGAATAAACTGCTAACGAATTCTTGA
- the LOC140913728 gene encoding olfactory receptor 8U9-like, with amino-acid sequence MGNHSEATEFILSGLTDRPELQVPLFGVFLLIYGIILLGNGGMILLITIDPRLHTPMYFFLRNLSFCDLCFSSIISPKMLLNFLAERKSVSYTACAVQMSLSIAFGDAECLLLAVMAYDRYVAICNPLLYTVTMSRQLCKQLVAGVYSVGVVDSMIHTCCTFRLSFCSSNIINHFFCDILPLLALSCSDTHINEIVMFALTSCITGSSFVTVLLSYIYIISTILQICSAEGRHKAFSTCSFHLTAVVLSFGTLLFMYLRPTSSYSTDRDKVASVFYTLVIPMLNPLIYSLRNMEVKDALRKAMSKLLTNS; translated from the coding sequence ATGGGAAATCACTCGGAGGCAACTGAGTTCATTCTGTCAGGATTGACAGATCGTCCAGAGCTGCAGGTCCCCCTGTTTGGGGTGTTCCTACTGATTTATGGTATCATCCtgctggggaatggggggatgatCTTGTTAATCACAATTGATCCCCGactccacacccccatgtactttttcctcaggaatttgtctttctgtgacctctgcttTTCCTCGATAATTTCCCCTAAGATGCTGCTAAATTTCTTAGCCGAGAGGAAAAGCGTTTCTTACACTGCCTGCGCTGTGCAAATGTCTCTCTCTATCGCCTTTGGAGATGCTGAGTGCCTCTTGCTGGCTGTAATGGCATATGAccgttatgtggccatctgtaaccCGCTGCTCTATACGGTCACCATGTCCAGGCAGCTTTGTAAACAGCTGGTTGCTGGGGTGTACTCTGTGGGGGTGGTGGATTCAATGATACACACCTGTTGTACATTTcggctgtcattctgcagctccaacatcatcaatcatttcttctgtgacatcCTCCCACTGTTGGCGCTCTCCTGTTCTGACACCCACATCAATGAGATTGTGATGTTTGCTCTGACAAGCTGTATTACAGGGAGCAGCTTTGTGACTGTCCTCCTCTCCTATATCTATatcatctccaccatcctgcagatCTGCTCTGCTGAAGGCCGgcacaaagccttctccacctgctcttTCCACTTAACCGCTGTGGTTCTGTCTTTTGGCACCCTCCTCTTCATGTATTTACGTCCCACCTCCAGCTATTCCACGGACAGAGATAAAGTGGCCTCAGTGTTTTACACGCTGGTGATCCCCATgttgaaccccctcatctacagcctgaggaacatgGAGGTGAAGGACGCCCTGAGGAAAGCAATGAGTAAACTCCTTACCAATTCTTAA
- the LOC140912438 gene encoding olfactory receptor 5AS1-like has product MLLNLLAERKSISFTACAVQMSLSITFADSQGFLLAVMAYDHYVAICNPLLYTVTMSRQLCKQLVTGVYAVGLVDSMIFTCFTFQLSFCSSNIINHFSCEFPPLLALSCSDTRINEIVMFAFTLCITESIFVTVLLSYVYITSTILQICSTKCLRKAFSTCIFHSTAVVLFYGTLLFMYLRPTSSYSMDTDKMASVSYTLVIPMFNPLIYSLMNTEVKDILRKAMNKLLTNS; this is encoded by the coding sequence ATGCTGCTGAATTTATTAGCCGAGAGGAAAAGCATTTCTTTTACCGCCTGCGCTGTGCAAATGTCTCTCTCTATCACTTTTGCAGATTCTCAGGGCTTCTTGCTGGCTGTGATGGCGTATGACCAttatgtggccatctgtaaccCGCTGCTCTATACGGTCACCATGTCCAGGCAGCTTTGTAAACAGCTGGTGACTGGGGTGTACGCTGTGGGGTTGGTGGATTCAATGATATTCACGTGTTTCACatttcagctgtcattctgcagctccaacatcATCAATCATTTCTCCTGTGAATTCCCCCCGCTGCTGGCGCTCTCCTGTTCTGACACCCGCATCAATGAGATTGTGATGTTTGCTTTCACGTTGTGCATTACAGAGAGCATCTTTGTGACTGTCCTCCTCTCCTATGTTTATATCACCTCCACTATCCTGCAGATCTGCTCCACCAAGTGCCTgcgcaaagccttctccacctgcattTTCCACTCGACCGCTGTGGTCCTGTTTTATGGCACCCTCCTCTTCATGTATTTGCGTCCCACCTCCAGCTATTCCATGGACACAGATAAAATGGCCTCAGTGTCTTACACGCTGGTGATCCCCATGTtcaaccccctcatctacagcctgatgAACACAGAGGTGAAGGACATCCTGAGGAAAGCAATGAATAAACTCCTAACCAATTCTTGA